In Mercurialis annua linkage group LG6, ddMerAnnu1.2, whole genome shotgun sequence, the following are encoded in one genomic region:
- the LOC126687422 gene encoding uncharacterized protein LOC126687422 — protein MEGGSKVFVKDLVPSAQTNINTQFILLDKGRPTMEGQNKTCLALVADETAAVHFQLWGEECDAFEPGDIIGLSKGIFSYNRNNLVLRAGKRGSVEKVGEFTMAYVETPNMSEIRWVPDANNSKKYVQEAVISAYSRIFPRLD, from the coding sequence ATGGAAGGAGGAAGCAAAGTATTTGTAAAAGATTTAGTACCTTCAGCTCAAACCAACATAAACACTCAATTCATACTGTTGGACAAAGGCAGACCAACAATGGAAGGCCAAAACAAGACATGTCTGGCCTTGGTGGCTGATGAAACAGCTGCTGTTCACTTCCAGTTATGGGGCGAAGAATGCGATGCTTTCGAACCTGGTGACATTATTGGTTTAAGTAAAGGTATATTTTCGTACAATCGGAACAATCTTGTTTTGAGAGCAGGGAAAAGGGGTAGTGTTGAGAAAGTTGGGGAGTTCACTATGGCCTATGTGGAGACTCCGAATATGAGTGAGATTCGTTGGGTTCCAGACGCGAATAATTCGAAGAAATATGTGCAGGAGGCTGTTATTTCTGCCTATTCTCGCATTTTTCCGCGCTTAGATTAA